One stretch of Deinococcus ruber DNA includes these proteins:
- a CDS encoding cold-shock protein, producing MATGKVKWFNAEKGFGFIETPGSPDVFAHFSAIQGSGFKKLNEGDEVEFEIQEGQNGKGPQAAKIVVTKAAPEGSYSNSRPQRNDRW from the coding sequence ATGGCGACAGGTAAAGTAAAGTGGTTCAACGCGGAAAAAGGTTTCGGTTTCATTGAGACGCCCGGCAGCCCGGATGTCTTCGCGCACTTCAGCGCCATCCAGGGCAGCGGCTTCAAGAAGCTGAATGAAGGCGACGAGGTCGAGTTCGAGATTCAGGAAGGCCAGAACGGCAAGGGCCCCCAGGCCGCCAAGATCGTGGTGACCAAAGCCGCCCCCGAAGGCAGCTACAGCAACAGCCGCCCTCAGCGCAACGACCGCTGGTAA
- a CDS encoding NADPH-dependent FMN reductase, giving the protein MPKIAIIISSTRATRFADKPAAWLQGIVAQRTDAEYELVDLRDFPMPFFDEVASNAYVPTQNEVAVRWQKKIAEFDGYIFLTAEYNHAPTAVLKNALDYAYTEWNRKPAAFVGYGSVGAARAIEQLRMIAVELQMAPTRTGVHIQGADFFGAWQQGAALEDMAHLQPGVQAMLDELNWWTVALKTAREA; this is encoded by the coding sequence ATGCCCAAGATCGCGATTATCATCAGCAGCACCCGCGCCACTCGTTTTGCCGACAAGCCCGCCGCCTGGCTTCAGGGTATCGTTGCCCAGCGCACCGACGCCGAGTACGAACTGGTCGATCTGCGCGACTTCCCGATGCCGTTTTTCGATGAAGTCGCCTCGAACGCTTACGTGCCCACCCAGAACGAAGTGGCCGTGCGCTGGCAGAAGAAGATTGCAGAGTTTGACGGCTACATTTTCCTGACCGCCGAGTACAACCACGCGCCCACCGCCGTTCTCAAGAATGCGCTCGACTACGCGTACACGGAATGGAACAGAAAACCTGCCGCTTTTGTGGGCTACGGCTCGGTAGGGGCGGCGCGTGCCATCGAGCAGCTTCGTATGATCGCCGTCGAGCTTCAGATGGCTCCCACCCGTACCGGCGTTCACATCCAGGGAGCAGACTTCTTCGGAGCGTGGCAGCAGGGAGCGGCTCTGGAAGATATGGCCCACCTCCAGCCGGGCGTGCAGGCAATGCTCGACGAGCTGAACTGGTGGACCGTCGCACTGAAGACTGCACGCGAAGCCTGA